A window of the Deinococcus gobiensis I-0 genome harbors these coding sequences:
- a CDS encoding metallophosphoesterase family protein produces the protein MRIAFISDLHGNIHALTSVRRFLAEQIVSQVVVVGDLVGYGASPGPVIDFVRREDWKVGLGSSDLRVALSFGERAGRKGVADQVLQWTQGTLLPEQLEYLRRLPTGGRLMTPVGRVRYFHGSPHDPEGRVDLMAPEAELETLADSMGARVLVVGGTHVPFTRTVGDTVFVDPGSVGLSLNHEPGADVAIVDCSGRRPKVSLHKVPYDYSSSAFDIMAWNLPPVIADVIRSGKME, from the coding sequence TTGAGGATCGCCTTCATCAGTGACTTACACGGCAACATCCATGCCCTGACTTCGGTTCGGCGCTTTCTGGCCGAGCAGATCGTCAGTCAGGTCGTGGTGGTCGGGGACCTGGTGGGCTACGGGGCGTCGCCGGGGCCGGTCATCGACTTCGTGCGCCGCGAGGACTGGAAGGTCGGGCTGGGCAGCAGCGACCTGCGGGTGGCCCTGAGCTTCGGCGAGCGCGCTGGGCGCAAGGGCGTCGCCGACCAGGTGTTGCAGTGGACGCAGGGAACGCTGCTGCCCGAGCAGCTCGAATACCTGCGCCGCCTGCCGACCGGTGGGCGCCTCATGACCCCGGTGGGCCGCGTGCGGTACTTCCACGGCAGTCCCCACGACCCCGAAGGCCGCGTGGACCTGATGGCCCCAGAGGCCGAACTCGAGACGCTGGCCGACAGTATGGGCGCGCGCGTGCTGGTGGTGGGGGGCACGCACGTTCCCTTCACGCGCACGGTGGGCGACACGGTGTTCGTGGACCCCGGCAGCGTGGGCCTGAGCCTGAACCACGAACCCGGGGCCGACGTGGCGATCGTGGACTGCTCGGGCCGGCGGCCCAAAGTGTCGCTGCACAAGGTGCCCTACGACTACTCGTCGAGCGCCTTCGACATCATGGCCTGGAACCTGCCCCCGGTCATCGCCGACGTGATCCGCAGCGGCAAGATGGAATGA
- a CDS encoding alanine--glyoxylate aminotransferase family protein, protein MFEETHDHHVLLTPGPTPIHPKAMRALMRGMLGHMDPEVFALNREIQQDLRVMYGTEPEAFTALLAGTGSLGMEAGFANLVEAGDEVLVCANGSFGRRMAEMAARYGARVRLVTAPLGEAINPADVAAHLDGVNMVAVVHGETSTGVLNPVPEIAELVRGSGALLTVDAVTTAGMEPFHMQDWGVDYAYTGAQKCLSAPPGLAPIAVSERAFARFAARRSPTPLWYCDLEGLRDYWVDHTYHHTVPVNLHFAFHAALRAALDEGLERRQRRVRAMGQVIERTLAPLGFSHYVRRPEDRLPTVLALRLPEGFDDAGVRKALREREISVTGGLGPTAGVIWRLGLMGESARPAPYRALMVALQDLLGEPGLVRRYEEALGALMPEETQPALA, encoded by the coding sequence ATGTTCGAGGAGACCCACGACCACCATGTGCTGCTCACGCCCGGCCCGACCCCGATCCACCCCAAGGCCATGCGGGCACTCATGCGCGGGATGCTGGGGCACATGGACCCGGAGGTGTTCGCGCTGAACCGCGAGATCCAGCAGGACCTGCGGGTGATGTACGGCACCGAGCCCGAGGCCTTCACGGCCCTGCTGGCCGGGACCGGTTCGCTGGGCATGGAGGCGGGTTTCGCCAATCTGGTCGAGGCGGGCGACGAGGTGCTGGTGTGCGCCAACGGTTCTTTCGGCCGCCGCATGGCCGAGATGGCCGCGCGCTACGGCGCCCGCGTACGTCTGGTCACCGCGCCGCTGGGCGAGGCGATCAACCCCGCCGACGTGGCCGCGCACCTCGACGGCGTGAACATGGTCGCGGTCGTGCACGGCGAGACGAGCACCGGCGTCCTGAACCCCGTGCCCGAGATCGCCGAACTCGTGCGTGGCAGCGGCGCGCTGCTCACCGTGGACGCGGTGACGACCGCCGGGATGGAGCCCTTCCACATGCAGGACTGGGGCGTGGACTACGCCTATACCGGCGCGCAGAAGTGCCTCTCGGCGCCTCCCGGCCTCGCGCCTATCGCGGTGAGCGAGCGCGCCTTCGCCCGCTTCGCCGCCCGGCGCAGCCCCACGCCGCTGTGGTACTGCGACCTCGAAGGCCTGCGCGACTACTGGGTGGACCACACCTACCACCACACCGTGCCGGTCAACCTGCATTTCGCCTTTCACGCCGCCCTGCGCGCCGCCCTGGACGAAGGCCTGGAGCGCCGGCAGCGCCGCGTCCGGGCAATGGGGCAGGTCATCGAGCGCACGCTCGCGCCCCTGGGGTTCTCGCACTATGTGCGCCGCCCCGAGGACCGGCTGCCCACCGTGCTGGCGCTGCGGCTGCCCGAGGGCTTCGACGACGCGGGCGTGCGCAAGGCCCTGCGGGAGCGTGAGATCAGCGTGACCGGGGGTCTCGGACCGACGGCGGGCGTCATCTGGCGCCTGGGCCTGATGGGCGAGTCGGCCCGCCCCGCGCCCTACCGCGCCCTGATGGTGGCCCTGCAGGACCTGCTGGGCGAGCCGGGCCTGGTGCGCCGCTACGAGGAGGCGCTCGGCGCCCTGATGCCCGAAGAGACGCAGCCGGCCCTGGCCTAG
- the lnt gene encoding apolipoprotein N-acyltransferase: MPRVSPALLAALCGVLLALTLPPLPTGILAPLPLAALLWLVASAPTARAGAARMLAGVTALSAVHLWWLVPFLVALFGLPPLGALAGLLYVLEGGFFAVMAYLACRVTPSPAGRVWALAGGWVLLEWLRTLGPLAFPWPTLGSVLLPTPLIQVADLGGVLLCSLLITGAAAALVQAARGQRAPLLAAAVVWLAALGYGLTRTPGEGPTQPMLVMRSDFDTFARAVGSLRPEQQFSTLLQATTAARQPGEVVVWSETATSAFPGQPQIPAFPGPGITGLGTPAVGDEPRRNVAVSVDAAGTILSRSEKARLVPFGEYFPLYSGPLRPLYGLIERTLNIDLAPIPPAQSIRPLSLQGILYGTYICYDSVFSWVARDLVRQGAQVLVNPSNDGWYNGWGVSQHFWMGRVRAIETRRWLVRSVNDGVAGAVDDLGRPVVTVAAGEGVQTLHVRPRLLSGQTLFVRLGHVPALLLAALLVVLGWGVGRRTSPPVTGSALPRR; the protein is encoded by the coding sequence GTGCCCCGCGTTTCCCCCGCCCTGCTCGCCGCCCTGTGCGGTGTCCTGCTGGCCCTGACCCTGCCGCCGCTGCCCACCGGGATTCTCGCGCCGCTGCCCCTGGCCGCGCTGCTGTGGCTGGTGGCGAGCGCGCCGACGGCCCGGGCGGGCGCGGCGCGGATGCTGGCGGGGGTCACGGCCCTGAGCGCCGTTCACCTGTGGTGGCTGGTGCCCTTTCTCGTCGCGTTGTTCGGGCTGCCGCCCCTCGGCGCGCTGGCGGGGCTGCTCTACGTGCTGGAGGGCGGCTTCTTCGCGGTGATGGCCTATCTGGCCTGCCGTGTCACGCCGAGTCCGGCCGGGCGGGTGTGGGCACTGGCCGGGGGCTGGGTATTGCTCGAGTGGCTGCGCACGCTGGGGCCGCTGGCCTTTCCCTGGCCGACGTTGGGGTCGGTGCTGCTCCCCACGCCGCTGATCCAGGTGGCCGACCTGGGCGGGGTGCTGCTGTGCAGCCTGCTGATCACGGGGGCGGCGGCGGCGCTCGTGCAGGCGGCGCGGGGACAGCGTGCGCCGTTGCTGGCCGCCGCGGTGGTCTGGCTCGCCGCGCTGGGCTACGGCCTGACCCGCACCCCCGGCGAGGGGCCAACCCAGCCCATGCTGGTCATGCGTTCGGACTTCGACACCTTCGCACGGGCGGTGGGGAGCCTCCGTCCGGAACAGCAGTTTTCCACGCTCCTTCAGGCGACCACAGCCGCCCGGCAGCCCGGCGAGGTGGTCGTGTGGAGCGAGACGGCGACCTCGGCGTTTCCCGGCCAGCCGCAGATTCCGGCCTTTCCGGGTCCGGGTATCACCGGTTTGGGCACGCCTGCGGTTGGAGATGAGCCTCGGCGGAACGTGGCGGTGAGTGTGGACGCGGCCGGCACCATCCTCAGCCGTAGCGAGAAGGCCCGCCTGGTGCCGTTCGGAGAGTATTTCCCGCTGTATTCGGGACCCCTACGTCCGTTGTATGGCTTGATCGAGCGAACGCTGAATATTGATCTGGCCCCTATTCCACCTGCACAGAGCATCCGCCCGCTCTCTCTTCAGGGCATTCTCTACGGTACATACATCTGTTACGACAGCGTCTTTTCCTGGGTGGCACGCGACCTCGTGCGGCAGGGAGCGCAGGTCCTCGTCAACCCCAGCAACGACGGCTGGTACAACGGCTGGGGCGTGTCGCAGCACTTCTGGATGGGCCGGGTACGCGCCATCGAGACCCGGCGCTGGCTGGTGCGCAGCGTGAACGACGGCGTGGCCGGAGCGGTGGACGACCTGGGCCGGCCGGTGGTGACCGTCGCGGCGGGGGAGGGGGTCCAGACCCTGCACGTGCGGCCCCGCCTGCTGAGTGGCCAGACCCTGTTCGTACGGCTCGGGCACGTGCCGGCCCTGCTGCTCGCGGCCTTGCTGGTCGTCCTGGGCTGGGGGGTGGGGCGGCGGACCAGCCCACCTGTCACCGGAAGTGCTCTACCACGTCGTTGA
- a CDS encoding tyrosine-type recombinase/integrase, protein MSDHAPASALAPYIGDRLSEARSWAGLSDASLRVRAVTAARDKNAAELWALTQAYLTADTSAGVRTSPHTLRAYRKGTEVLLAHASAHAWNLLHPGHREPGVYVASLSASGLKPATVMARVAAASALYRALRWAGATDADPFADVKRPKDRTKGIVKNPPYRQDFVGAMLAQADAQEQVLLLLLAHGGLRIAEALALTWADLDLGRRRLLVAHGKGDKARWVPLSARLREALEGWQAQVPALPQTPVLTFRAYSSAYERLQKVALRAGMEHEFRGFHAGRKYAGTQLYAATKDFTRVAGFLGHEQVDTTRRYVELPEDDLNDVVEHFR, encoded by the coding sequence ATGTCTGATCATGCGCCCGCCTCGGCCCTGGCCCCGTACATCGGCGACCGCCTGAGCGAGGCCCGCAGCTGGGCGGGCCTGAGCGACGCCTCCCTGCGGGTCCGGGCCGTCACGGCCGCGCGCGACAAGAACGCCGCCGAACTCTGGGCGCTGACCCAGGCCTATCTGACGGCCGACACCAGCGCCGGGGTGCGCACCAGCCCCCACACCCTGCGCGCCTACCGCAAGGGAACCGAGGTCCTGCTCGCCCACGCCTCGGCCCACGCCTGGAACCTGCTGCACCCCGGCCACCGCGAGCCGGGGGTGTATGTGGCCTCGCTCAGCGCCTCGGGACTCAAGCCGGCGACGGTCATGGCGCGCGTCGCGGCGGCTTCGGCCCTGTACCGGGCGCTACGCTGGGCGGGCGCGACCGACGCCGATCCCTTCGCCGATGTAAAGCGACCCAAGGACCGGACCAAGGGCATCGTCAAGAACCCGCCCTACCGTCAGGATTTCGTGGGGGCCATGCTCGCCCAGGCCGATGCCCAGGAGCAGGTGCTGCTGCTGCTGCTCGCGCACGGTGGTCTGCGCATCGCCGAGGCCCTGGCCCTGACCTGGGCGGACCTCGACCTGGGGCGCCGGCGCCTGCTGGTGGCCCACGGCAAGGGCGACAAGGCCCGCTGGGTCCCGCTCAGCGCCCGGCTCCGGGAAGCGCTGGAGGGCTGGCAGGCCCAGGTGCCGGCGCTGCCCCAGACCCCGGTGCTGACCTTCCGGGCCTACTCCAGCGCCTACGAGCGGCTCCAGAAGGTGGCGCTGCGGGCCGGGATGGAACACGAGTTCCGGGGCTTCCACGCCGGACGCAAGTACGCCGGCACCCAGCTCTACGCCGCGACGAAGGACTTCACCCGTGTGGCCGGGTTCCTGGGGCACGAACAGGTGGACACCACCCGGCGCTACGTCGAACTGCCGGAGGACGACCTCAACGACGTGGTAGAGCACTTCCGGTGA